A window of Quercus robur chromosome 12, dhQueRobu3.1, whole genome shotgun sequence genomic DNA:
CACACATAAAAGTGAGAATTATAAACCGTCTAAAAATGAAAAGCAGCATTGCCGTATATTTTGGTCTAGTTGGTTTGAGAAGCTTTCTTCATAGTTAGTATGCTATCTCACTAGTAAGCTAATAGGATTGGCTAGTGGGACTTCCCCAGGTTGGCCTACcctagaaaatttttttgacttCACCACTAGTTACAAGGCTCTGATACTTGAAGCTTCCTTGCACcttccttacccagtttttcaaTTTGATTCTTGTCTTTAAGGTGCTTGTTCTTTCCACCTTCATTTGTTGGACATTTTTCATGCAAACAAAACTCGTTTCGGTGTGTCGAGTTTGGACCCCACTTCTATGCAAATTCTATATCCAATCACAAGTAATAAAcaattatagaaaataatatctaGGTATCATATTAAAGAGTTcggataaaattttattagtttataaaGGATGGAATGGATGAGAGTTATTGTCAATTATATCGtgatttaattatcaaaaaatatatatatatatatatatatatatatactgtgaTTTTAGGAAATCCTTATGAGTAATAGCGTGCTCCTTTCTtaattagtgattttttttttttttcaaatctctaTCCATAACCAGGAGCTTTGTTTGAACAAGGAAGCCTTAAGAAAGTGTTTGCatttcaaatattttgatttGGAGAATCTGGACCCAAACTTTATCTAGATATGTGGACCAACCTAGTTTAAACAAGAaggttatttattattatttttttctttgtgagaAGGAACAAGAGGGTTTAATTTGTATCTTCCACCTTCCTAATTCCCAAGCCCCTACTTTCTTTTGGTTACATAATTTTGACCATGAAATTCGACATTATACATTTGAGACACTCCAATTTACCCCATGTGAATTTTCTGTTGGTAGTGTCTATTTTGGAGCAGCCAATTTTGAGAGATAGATAGAGGGTAGGTCATAGGTCTATGAGGGGATGGTTACCAAAACTGATTTTTACCAAAGCGATTTTACTTTCCAAGCAAggcctttttttatatattacccttaaaaaattattaaaaaaaaaacattagaatTGGTAGGTGAGGGaattaaataattgaatttGCGTAACAAAAGAAAGTCCAAGACGGAGAAGTCACACCAGAGTTTTTATTTGTCTCTCTCTATTTAgttgagtttggttcagctttttgatattgtattttttgaaaaagtaggaattttaaaaagtatgttatggaattaaatttttttaaaaagttgagtGTTTAGTAAATGCtgttaaaaagtattttttgaaaaaatcaagtaTTTGgttagcacttataaaagtaaagatttaaataataaattatcaaaaataacaatatatatatagaaatttatttcatacttaaatcaactactACTTAatacttactaaaaaaaattacttaacaataataacaataataaaaataaaaataaaatagaaaatatattattggtattattttcataatattattTTGCAAGGAAGCTTCCTTTTTCACTCTTTTAACCCCCCACCACAAATATCTGACCAGATGCTATTTTTTCCATTTCCTCTCATCGTTGtcttttctcttcatcttcatcttccttttcttttttaatcttttccctTGCCGTGCTGCTAGAGCTCTTAAGTTCTTGTTTCTACTTTCTCCCTTGTCATCTTCAGATATTCTTCATCGTTTGTTTCATTCACCTCCTCAGTTTATCAATTTTCACAGAGGAGAGGAACCTGGGGCTGCACCACATTTGACCTGACCACACGACAACCTCTGCACtttccaaaatttcaataacTATTTCAAATCCAATGCTTCCATCTACTACTTCTTCCTCATTCATCAGTGTGTCTGTGCTTGACTACGAGCCTGACCCTCATCTCACACGTGCGACCTGCGCTGGCCCACATCACGGGTCTTAGCCACGTGGCTCCAAGCGTGCGAACCCACCTCCCAAATTCACTTCCCTATATTAATAATACTCAGCTTTCCCAGTCCCATGACAAAAGCAACAACAACGTAGTTAAAACCTCAGCAATCGCTATCAAAATGGAACAAGAATCCATCGATTCCGGCGAACTCCGCTCTCGTTTCCTCCAAACTTTGCTTAGCAGAAGAACCGCTCGAGGTTTAAACTAAAACCCAGAATTCTTTGACTCTGATTCATGCAccaattatgtttattttgttcaatttttcttgtttttgtttcagtTCCGCTGTCAGTTGAGGTTGCAAAACCTGTGGCCAACCCTTTGTTTCAGGATAATCCTCCACGCTCTAGTGAGGTTCAGATTTTTCTctgtgttttatttatgtttttttaattctaactATTCTCAATTGGGTATTCTctgttttttactattattttgttGGATGTTATTAACAAACTAGGCAATGGAGTCTTGTCCAAAGGCAAACATTACTGGGTTCAAGGATTTACTCAAGGAGGAAAACCTTTACTTAATTACTGAGGTAATGTATAATTAATTGGGACTTAAACTCATTCTTAAGCTTACccaattgattttttggttGTGGAAATGTGGTGCTTGCCTTTGCTAGATGATTGTGTTACTGTTAGAGCTTCATCTTGTTTTATTCACTAAAGTTCTTCCATAAATTGaaaagacccttttttttttttttttttttttttttttttttataatttataagtaaaCCCAATTTCATGCATCACaaagattttttaatttaatttttagttgtggAAATGTGGTGCTTGTCTTTGCTAGATGATTGGTGTTACTGTTAGAGCTTCATCTTGTTTTAACGAATTCACTAAAGTTCTTCCATAAATTgtaaagtattttttaaaaatttataagtaaACCCAATTTCATGCATCACaaagattttgaatttgggaTAATTTACGGTTGACCAAATTCACAAGTTCTTCCAAtattatctctctttctctctttctttcttttctttttttttaaaataaattttttgcttCCTGTTGTTAACAACAATTGGAAGGTGGACATGATTTTACAATACTAACTGATGAAAGTCAATATAAGGGCAATGGGGTGATCAATATAAGTTTTCAACACATAACATACACATTTAATATCCCTGATTTAGGTCTATTTCTGATttgaaatcaaactttttggtagttaattgtttattatacatgtttatctattttctggtattttctttttcacaatcAACTACATTTcatttatgtttttagttttctgCTATTACACTTATTTAAATCAAGGAATTCGATATAGAGGTCTTAGATAATTCCTAAGGATCATTTCTAGGCAGGAGAACAGGGACGCTTGCCTTTGTTGATTTTAAGCATGAAGGATAACAATCATCAAAGAAAGCCTGCTGTTGTTTTTCTTCATAGTACAAATAAGAACAAAGAGTGGGTGAGGCCATTGCTAGAGGTAAACTACCATAATGATATTTTCCAGGCATTAAGTCTTCATTTCTTTTGCTTTATTGGGTTGGggagttggtgatttgttttgcTTGCCTCAGGCATACGCTTCTAGGGGATATGTAGCCATTGCCATCGATTCTCGCTACCATGGTGAACGTGCCGGCAGTAAAACCACCTATCAAGATGTGTGCATTTTATACCTTaactttgtttttcttgtacacagttcaaattattttttccatatGATACTTATGAATTTTGCAATTCATTTATAAAGTTCATCCCTAATGAGGTTAGTTTATTCAAGTGCAGGCTCTTGTTTCATCATGGAAAAAAGGTGATACAATGCCATTCATATTTGATACAGTAAGTCCTCCATTTGTACTGTTGTTGGATTCATATGGTTTATAGTCAATTCTTACCTAATAATAGTAGAGTTAATGAGTTGATGTAGTTAACAGAACCTTTTGTGTTTAGTTTTCTGATTATCTTGGTTTTTAAGAAGGGACAGTTTTGATTCTCACAGGTCTGGGACTTGAAAAGACTGGCAGATTATCTAGAGAAGAGGGAGGATATAGACCCTGCTAGAATAGGAATCACTGGTGAATCACTTGGAGGTTGGTTGAACGAAATTTTGAGGATGGCATATTAGAAGTGATGA
This region includes:
- the LOC126709167 gene encoding uncharacterized protein LOC126709167, with product MEQESIDSGELRSRFLQTLLSRRTARVPLSVEVAKPVANPLFQDNPPRSSEAMESCPKANITGFKDLLKEENLYLITEAGEQGRLPLLILSMKDNNHQRKPAVVFLHSTNKNKEWVRPLLEAYASRGYVAIAIDSRYHGERAGSKTTYQDALVSSWKKGDTMPFIFDTVWDLKRLADYLEKREDIDPARIGITGESLGGMHAWFGAFADTRYAVVVPIIGVQGFRWAIENDKWQARVDSIKPLFEEARIDLGKSEIDKEVVEKVWDRIAPGLDSHFDSPYSIPALEPRPLLILNGAEDPRCPLAGLKIPESRASKVYGEANSLDKFKLIAQPGIGHQMTSLMVKEASDWFDRFFKK